A stretch of DNA from Candidatus Bathyarchaeia archaeon:
TGGTATAGCAAATCTCTTGACTAGAGAGTGGAAGGGGTTTGGGAGTTAGCCTTATTAGTGGCTTTGATGTTATTTTTTATTGTCTGATTTGGATTCTGAGTTTGTGGTCTGCTATGGCGGGGTATGGAGGGGGTAGGCGTAGGCGGAGTCGGGTTGAGGTTATTGCTGAGCTTTTGAGTGCGGCTTTGGATGGCGCCAACAAGACTAGGCTTATGTATCGTTGTAATTTGAATTTTGGGCGTTTTAACCGTTATTTGAGGGAGTTGTTGGATGCTGGTTTGCTGGAGCGGGTGGCTGCTAATCCGGAGGCTGGGCTGGTTTTGTATAGGACTACTGATAAGGGGCGTGAGCTTCTAAAGATTTTGCAGAAGGCTGGCGAATTCCTATCCGTTTAGCCTATTTTAGTGGATTTTGTTTATTGCTATTTCGTTTAGTTTTTTGTTTATGCGGATTTCTAGTTCTAGGCTTGTGTCTGTTAGGTTTGTTATGCGGGTGCATTGGATTATTAGGCTTTTTTGGGGTGGGATTATTATGGTGCCTATGGCTGTGGCTGTTGGTGTTTCTTGTGTTGTGTTTGTTTCTTTTTGGTTTATTATTAGGGTTTTCCAGTTTTGGTTTAGTTTTATCTGGTTTGTTTTTGGGTTTTGTTGTATCATGTCTGCTTCTGTTAGGAGCTCTACTATTTTTTGGGCTTTTTCTTGGGGGATTTGGAGGGTTTCTGCGACTTCGTTTATGTTGTGCCATAGGTTGTCGTTTAGTAAAGCCAACAGTTTTTCTAGTTTTGTTGACAAGGAGCTACCTTCTTGGTTGGGCGTTATGATGGTTAAAGGGTTTGTTGTTTATAAACGGTTAAGGTCTTTTAGGCTAGACTAATGGTCTGGTTTATGGTTTCGCTTATTATTTTTGTTATAGTCTTTTGGTCTAGATTATTGTTTCATGGGTGTTTATATGCTGTTGTTGACAAACTATTGTTTGGTTAGGCTTTATGGCCGGCTATAATATAATGGTTAGGGCCGCGCGGCCTAACCCGTGCCGAGGGTGGGGCACGTTAAATATACCCAAATGGAGGAAGGAGAGTGATGCGGTAAAATGGATACTAAGAAGTTGATGGCAACATTCGCCATATTGACAATCGCACTAGGCATAGCAGGATATGCCTATGCATCATGGTACACGTACCTATACATTGAAGGAACTGTTAATACTGGCGAGTTGTCAGTTGCGTGGAGTATCGGCGAAGCGTGGGATACTGAACCCGAAAACAAGGATTTTAGCCACATAGAAGGAGAAATTGTCGGTAACACTTTGTGCGTGTCTGTCTGTAATGCTTATCCATGCATTGACTACTATCTTGAAATCGACATAGAGAACACTGGAACAATACCAGTACACGTCTACTTTGGAGAATTGACTGGCAAGTTTCCAGGAACAGTTAAGATTGAAGGTTTACCAGAAGCTGCTCCATTACAGCTCCATCCAGGCGAAGCTTGGTACGGAACAATTCATGTCCACTTAGATCAAGAGGCAGAGCAAGGAGAAACATACACGTTCAGTATGGAAGTTTTAGTGATTCAATGGAATATGCTACCAGAGCAACCATAGAAGGCTTTAGCTCTTTGAAGGCGAGGGAACCAATATGAACAAGCGAATGGTAAAAGGGAAATGTTTGGCAATACCGCTAATACTACTAATAGGCTTAGCCATCAGCGGCTTCGCATACGCCTCATGGTACACAACCCTAAACATCAACGGCACAGTAAATACAGGAATACTCGACTGGAGGTTTACAACAGTACTATTCATGGATGAAGATGGCAAAGATTATCATTGCGGCGACGGATTTAACCCGCCACCAACCCGAGGGGACAAAGACGTGGGAAGCACGTATGCAG
This window harbors:
- a CDS encoding winged helix-turn-helix domain-containing protein; this encodes MAGYGGGRRRRSRVEVIAELLSAALDGANKTRLMYRCNLNFGRFNRYLRELLDAGLLERVAANPEAGLVLYRTTDKGRELLKILQKAGEFLSV